The proteins below are encoded in one region of Acanthochromis polyacanthus isolate Apoly-LR-REF ecotype Palm Island chromosome 4, KAUST_Apoly_ChrSc, whole genome shotgun sequence:
- the amotl2a gene encoding angiomotin-like 2a isoform X2, producing the protein MRTAEDSSGTVLHRLIQEQLRYGNLRDTRTLLAIQQQALRGGSGGGTGSPRSSLESLTQEETQYIQMSTRQEPQGQEHQGDCLHSESSVCHLYQLHGEELPTYEEAKAHLISQQGQTEQDSLSMDIMGGRSEGQWDLKREHARSLSERLMQLSLERNAPRDNLAMSSSHSYPQLYNTSNVTNAAAPDRQGSQHCADQRGPPPGYPLFARIPGYMLSHSEEHVQYHRDPPPPFYSQHHRYVSAQTQVAHSGIIAAPGNHSAQSDVLMRENERLRRELEVYAEKAARLQKLEVEIQRISEAYETLMKGSAKRETLEKTMRNKLEAELKRMHDCNRDLKDQLDTATKHRAAKEAECTNQKEHVFAKLLEQNEEQQRERERLDRQIQHLRVSGEESQRRRELLEQALASAQTRNRQLEEELQRKRAYVKKVERLQSSLAQLQAACEKREALELRLRTRLEQELKSLRAQQSQSQTSDSTASELSSSSQQQQQLREKEERILALEADITRWEQKYLEESTMRQFAMDAAATAAAQRDTTIINHSPRHSPNNSFNEDLPLSTHRHQEMENRIRALHAQLLEKDAVIKVLQQRSRWEQGKLEKQSLRPARSVPSINTVTSSTDSKAVVKSLSDDQTGASVLQPRPFVSAKSSSRDSSTQSDEAPQEPEAEADKGKTLEGTSAASTDTSEELKAQLKTLKSINRSDAEMIEILI; encoded by the exons ATGAGAACCGCTGAGGACTCTTCTGGAACGGTCCTGCACCGTCTCATCCAAGAGCAGCTCCGCTACGGAAACCTGAGAGACACTCGCACTCTCCTGGCCATCCAGCAGCAGGCCCTGCGTGGAGGCAGCGGCGGCGGCACCGGCAGCCCTCGCTCCTCTCTGGAGAGCCTGACTCAGGAGGAGACACAGTACATCCAGATGTCAACACGGCAGGAGCCCCAAGGCCAGGAGCACCAGGGGGACTGTCTGCACTCTGAGAGCTCCGTGTGCCACCTTTACCAGCTGCACGGGGAGGAGCTACCCACCTATGAAGAGGCCAAAGCCCACCTGATCTCCCAGCAAGGACAGACGGAGCAGGACAGCCTCAGCATGGACATAATGGGAGGTCGAAGTGAGGGTCAGTGGGATCTGAAGAGAGAGCACGCTCGCTCTCTGAGTGAGAGGCTCATGCAGCTCTCTCTGGAGAGAAATGCACCCAGAGACAATCTGGCTATGAGCTCTTCACACAGCTACCCACAGCTGTACAATACCAGTAATGTTACAAACGCTGCAGCTCCAGACAGACAGGGGAGCCAGCACTGTGCAGACCAGCGTGGACCCCCTCCGGGCTATCCTCTTTTTGCCAGGATTCCTGGATACATGCTGAGCCACTCAGAGGAGCACGTTCAGTACCACCGAGACCCTCCTCCCCCCTTCTACTCCCAGCATCACAG GTATGTGTCGGCTCAGACCCAGGTGGCTCACAGCGGCATCATCGCAGCCCCCGGCAATCACTCTGCTCAGAGCGACGTGTTGATGCGGGAGAACGAGCGACTCAGGAGGGAGCTGGAGGTTTACGCTGAGAAGGCCGCCAGACTGCAGAAG CTGGAGGTGGAGATTCAGAGGATATCTGAGGCTTATGAGACCCTGATGAAAGGCTCTGCCAAGCGGGAAActctggagaaaacaatgagGAATAAGCTAGAGGCCGAGCTTAAGAGGATGCACGACTGCAACCGAGACCTGAAAG ATCAACTTGACACAGCCACCAAACACAGAGCTGCCAAGGAGGCCGAGTGCACAAACCAGAAGGAGCACGTCTTTGCAAAACTCCTTGAACAAA ATGAGGAGCAGCAGCGGGAACGCGAACGTCTGGATAGGCAGATTCAACATCTGCGAGTGTCCGGCGAGGAGAGCCAGCGGAGACGTGAGCTGCTGGAACAGGCTCTGGCCTCGGCTCAAACCCGCAACCGGCAGCTGGAGgaagagctgcagaggaagagggCCTATGTGAAGAAAGTGGAGCGGCTGCAGAGCTCGCTGGCTCAGCTGCAGGCGGCCTGCGAGAAGAGGGAAGCGCTGGAGCTGCGACTGCGCACTCGGCTGGAGCAGGAATTGAAAAGCCTCAGAGCACAACAG TCCCAGAGCCAGACATCTGACAGCACAGCTTCAGAACTGAGCTCGTcctcgcagcagcagcagcagttgagggagaaggaggagcGTATTCTGGCCCTGGAGGCCGACATCACCAGGTGGGAGCAGAAGTACCTAGAGGAGAGCACCATGAGGCAGTTTGCAATGGATGCAGCCGCtacagctgcagcacagag GGACACAACCATCATCAATCATTCACCCCGACATTCACCCAACAACAGTTTCAATGAAGATCTGCCTTTGTCTACTCACAGACACCAGGAGATGGAGAACag GATTCGAGCACTTCATGCTCAGCTCCTGGAGAAGGACGCTGTGATCAAAGTCCTGCAGCAGCGCTCCAGATGGGAGCAGGGCAAACTGGAGAAACAGAGCCTTCGTCCGGCCCGATCCGTCCCCTCCATCAACACCGTGACCAGCAGCACCGACAGTAAAG CTGTAGTAAAGAGCCTCTCAGATGACCAGACAGGTGCTTCAGTGCTGCAGCCTCGACCCTTCGTCTCAGCCAAGAGCTCCAGCAGAGACTCCAGTACTCAGAGCGACGAGGCCCCGCAAGAGCCTGAAGCAGAGGCTGATAAAGGAAAGACATTGGAGGGAACCTCAGCCGCTTCCACTG ACACCTCGGAGGAGCTGAAGGCACAGCTCAAGACTCTCAAGAGCATCAACAGGTCGGACGCAGAGATGATTGAAATCCTGATTTGA
- the amotl2a gene encoding angiomotin-like 2a isoform X1, which translates to MRTAEDSSGTVLHRLIQEQLRYGNLRDTRTLLAIQQQALRGGSGGGTGSPRSSLESLTQEETQYIQMSTRQEPQGQEHQGDCLHSESSVCHLYQLHGEELPTYEEAKAHLISQQGQTEQDSLSMDIMGGRSEGQWDLKREHARSLSERLMQLSLERNAPRDNLAMSSSHSYPQLYNTSNVTNAAAPDRQGSQHCADQRGPPPGYPLFARIPGYMLSHSEEHVQYHRDPPPPFYSQHHSRYVSAQTQVAHSGIIAAPGNHSAQSDVLMRENERLRRELEVYAEKAARLQKLEVEIQRISEAYETLMKGSAKRETLEKTMRNKLEAELKRMHDCNRDLKDQLDTATKHRAAKEAECTNQKEHVFAKLLEQNEEQQRERERLDRQIQHLRVSGEESQRRRELLEQALASAQTRNRQLEEELQRKRAYVKKVERLQSSLAQLQAACEKREALELRLRTRLEQELKSLRAQQSQSQTSDSTASELSSSSQQQQQLREKEERILALEADITRWEQKYLEESTMRQFAMDAAATAAAQRDTTIINHSPRHSPNNSFNEDLPLSTHRHQEMENRIRALHAQLLEKDAVIKVLQQRSRWEQGKLEKQSLRPARSVPSINTVTSSTDSKAVVKSLSDDQTGASVLQPRPFVSAKSSSRDSSTQSDEAPQEPEAEADKGKTLEGTSAASTDTSEELKAQLKTLKSINRSDAEMIEILI; encoded by the exons ATGAGAACCGCTGAGGACTCTTCTGGAACGGTCCTGCACCGTCTCATCCAAGAGCAGCTCCGCTACGGAAACCTGAGAGACACTCGCACTCTCCTGGCCATCCAGCAGCAGGCCCTGCGTGGAGGCAGCGGCGGCGGCACCGGCAGCCCTCGCTCCTCTCTGGAGAGCCTGACTCAGGAGGAGACACAGTACATCCAGATGTCAACACGGCAGGAGCCCCAAGGCCAGGAGCACCAGGGGGACTGTCTGCACTCTGAGAGCTCCGTGTGCCACCTTTACCAGCTGCACGGGGAGGAGCTACCCACCTATGAAGAGGCCAAAGCCCACCTGATCTCCCAGCAAGGACAGACGGAGCAGGACAGCCTCAGCATGGACATAATGGGAGGTCGAAGTGAGGGTCAGTGGGATCTGAAGAGAGAGCACGCTCGCTCTCTGAGTGAGAGGCTCATGCAGCTCTCTCTGGAGAGAAATGCACCCAGAGACAATCTGGCTATGAGCTCTTCACACAGCTACCCACAGCTGTACAATACCAGTAATGTTACAAACGCTGCAGCTCCAGACAGACAGGGGAGCCAGCACTGTGCAGACCAGCGTGGACCCCCTCCGGGCTATCCTCTTTTTGCCAGGATTCCTGGATACATGCTGAGCCACTCAGAGGAGCACGTTCAGTACCACCGAGACCCTCCTCCCCCCTTCTACTCCCAGCATCACAG TAGGTATGTGTCGGCTCAGACCCAGGTGGCTCACAGCGGCATCATCGCAGCCCCCGGCAATCACTCTGCTCAGAGCGACGTGTTGATGCGGGAGAACGAGCGACTCAGGAGGGAGCTGGAGGTTTACGCTGAGAAGGCCGCCAGACTGCAGAAG CTGGAGGTGGAGATTCAGAGGATATCTGAGGCTTATGAGACCCTGATGAAAGGCTCTGCCAAGCGGGAAActctggagaaaacaatgagGAATAAGCTAGAGGCCGAGCTTAAGAGGATGCACGACTGCAACCGAGACCTGAAAG ATCAACTTGACACAGCCACCAAACACAGAGCTGCCAAGGAGGCCGAGTGCACAAACCAGAAGGAGCACGTCTTTGCAAAACTCCTTGAACAAA ATGAGGAGCAGCAGCGGGAACGCGAACGTCTGGATAGGCAGATTCAACATCTGCGAGTGTCCGGCGAGGAGAGCCAGCGGAGACGTGAGCTGCTGGAACAGGCTCTGGCCTCGGCTCAAACCCGCAACCGGCAGCTGGAGgaagagctgcagaggaagagggCCTATGTGAAGAAAGTGGAGCGGCTGCAGAGCTCGCTGGCTCAGCTGCAGGCGGCCTGCGAGAAGAGGGAAGCGCTGGAGCTGCGACTGCGCACTCGGCTGGAGCAGGAATTGAAAAGCCTCAGAGCACAACAG TCCCAGAGCCAGACATCTGACAGCACAGCTTCAGAACTGAGCTCGTcctcgcagcagcagcagcagttgagggagaaggaggagcGTATTCTGGCCCTGGAGGCCGACATCACCAGGTGGGAGCAGAAGTACCTAGAGGAGAGCACCATGAGGCAGTTTGCAATGGATGCAGCCGCtacagctgcagcacagag GGACACAACCATCATCAATCATTCACCCCGACATTCACCCAACAACAGTTTCAATGAAGATCTGCCTTTGTCTACTCACAGACACCAGGAGATGGAGAACag GATTCGAGCACTTCATGCTCAGCTCCTGGAGAAGGACGCTGTGATCAAAGTCCTGCAGCAGCGCTCCAGATGGGAGCAGGGCAAACTGGAGAAACAGAGCCTTCGTCCGGCCCGATCCGTCCCCTCCATCAACACCGTGACCAGCAGCACCGACAGTAAAG CTGTAGTAAAGAGCCTCTCAGATGACCAGACAGGTGCTTCAGTGCTGCAGCCTCGACCCTTCGTCTCAGCCAAGAGCTCCAGCAGAGACTCCAGTACTCAGAGCGACGAGGCCCCGCAAGAGCCTGAAGCAGAGGCTGATAAAGGAAAGACATTGGAGGGAACCTCAGCCGCTTCCACTG ACACCTCGGAGGAGCTGAAGGCACAGCTCAAGACTCTCAAGAGCATCAACAGGTCGGACGCAGAGATGATTGAAATCCTGATTTGA
- the sap130a gene encoding LOW QUALITY PROTEIN: histone deacetylase complex subunit SAP130a (The sequence of the model RefSeq protein was modified relative to this genomic sequence to represent the inferred CDS: inserted 4 bases in 4 codons; deleted 1 base in 1 codon; substituted 2 bases at 2 genomic stop codons) — MSSQQFPRHGLPTSSGGAPQIPAAGNLVPVNQPSNAPVGPDGDSNRDADHGPQDHPPAGGGGTLAFRDDKQETMVVRPYPXQTHGQPQVAPQTVPIQPGTPVTVPTPSVHLPQGQPAVLTEGQMKAVLKSPMPSRLIAPAPASNQAHIPIPXKVPSHITVTIESSIATTPSIPVATISGQQGHSSNLHHLMPSSHPDHXGRAPALQIGTPAVPPQTFTCVLPVGAAAAAVYVQLQTVLRPATGASAGPGQPTVQHIIHQTIQSRPALTTSTAVLPTVVAPISSNXKLSLQSSAPTATHSAEVTHGRPGPDHSPPSQPLLVFRGLRHLRDTATAITLPSHPAIGSSKPQPPHTMAQKPIFSTVTPVAAATVAPIVATNTVPSTTAIGDLCHIPMTSNTIVTMTMASHSSHATAVTTSAILLVTKVVPQPIAHSSSRVQPDYPGERANLIPIPGHRSSPNPVTMDXRSDNRPSVPVQFQYFLPTYSSSYPLTHTYTPISSSVSTIRQYPVTPQAPSSALPTQAGVGVATTVHLNHMQLMAVDRIGLPSAQISTQGIQPAPIAAQGIQPAPIGSSGPAHVCVNHHTGDQQTPNVTPQQQQPQSEAKPGVVLADGFVASPISSTFSTTQPVATMVQAHTQGGVGGAPTLVSSPRPSILRKKPANEGCVRKNLIPAQPSEASGGRIESGVRGAGSPRPAGVKPKAEVHMAVAPPVMATVEALPSQGGEQQAVSSNTQHLAQAIPTMLATPGPVPPSQPSTVLSSLPAAMAVTPPVPASMANTVASPTQPAASSTAACAASSTCPDVKIKQEVEAMDTSQPDPNANMSTAPALTTQASTLNTPATGDLIPGASPRKKPRKQQHVISTEESEMVETNSTDEERXPGRPITGRAERRESPPREYVDEEGVRYVPVRPRPPVTLLRHYRNPWKAAYHHFQRYSDIRVKEEKKGTLQDMANQRGVACRAQGWKIHLCAAQLRQLSSLEHDVYSRLSTLQEGLIPKKRAGADDDLHRINELIQGNMQRCKLVMDQVTEARDTMMKVLDHKEKVLKLLNKNGAVKKSSKLKRKERA, encoded by the exons ATGAGCTCCCAGCAATTCCCCCGACATGGCCTGCCAACTTCCAGCGGTGGAGCACCTCAGATCCCTGCTGCTGGTAACCTGGTACCTGTCAACCAGCCATCAAATGCTCCAG tgGGTCCAGATGGGGACAGTAATCGTGATGCAGACCACGGTCCGCAGGATCATCCACCTGCTGGAGGTGGGGGGACCTTGGCATTCAGAGATGACAAGCAGGAGACCATGGTGGTCAGGCCgtacc cacaaacacatggcCAGCCACAAGTTGCTCCTCAAACTGTACCCATCCAGCCTGGTACACCTGTGACTGTACCCACCCCCTCTGTCCACCTCCCACAGGGTCAACCTGCCGTCCTCACTGAAGGACAAATGAAG gCTGTGCTTAAGTCACCTATGCCAAGTCGTCTTATTGCTCCTGCACCAGCTTCCAACCAGGCTCATATTCCCATAC CCAAGGTGCCTAGTCACATTACTGTCACCATAGAGAGCAGTATTGCTACGACCCCATCTATCCCTGTGGCaaccatcagtggtcagcag GGTCACTCCAGCAACTTACATCACCTGATGCCCAGCTCACATCCAGATCATTAGGGGCGTGCCCCTGCACTGCAGATTGGGACCCCGGCAGTTCCTCCCCAGACCTTCACC TGTGTTCTCCCTGTAGGggctgctgcagcagctgtttatGTCCAGCTCCAAACCGTCTTGCGACCAGCCACTGGAGCGAGTGCAGGCCCCGGCCAGCCCACAGTGCAGCACATCATCCACCAGACCATTCAG TCCCGACCTGCTCTAACAACCTCTACAGCTGTGCTTCCAACTGTGGTGGCTCCTATCTCCAGCAACTAGAAACTCAGTCTCCAGTCATCAGCTCCGACGGCCACACACTCTGCAGAGGTGACACATGG GCGTCCAGGACCTGACCATTCACCCCCCTCCCAGCCACTGTTAGTATTCAGAGGCCTCAGACATCTTCGTGACACCGCTACAGCCATCACTCTGCCGTCACACCCTGCGATTGGAAGCTCAAAGCCTCAGCCTCCTCACACCATGGCACAG AAGCCCATCTTCAGTACTGTGACACCAGTAGCTGCTGCAACT GTGGCACCAATTGTTGCCACTAACACTGTGCCATCAACGACCGCAATCGGTGATT TGTGCCACATACCAATGACCAGTAACACTATTGTCACCATGACGATGGCCTCACACTCCTCCCATGCTACAGCAGTGACCACCTCTGCCATCCTGTTGGTGA CTAAAGTGGTCCCTCAGCCCATTGCACACTCTTCATCCCGTGTGCAACCTGACTACCCAGGAGAGCGAGCCAACCTCATCCCCATCCCAGGCCACAGGTCGTCTCCTAACCCCGTCACCATGG CGAGAAGTGACAACAG GCCGTCTGTGCCGGTGCAGTTCCAGTATTTCTTGCCAACCTACTCCTCGTCGTACCCTTTGACACACACCTACACCCCCATCAGCAGCTCTGTGTCCACCATCCGTCAGTATCCTG TTACTCCTCAAGCTCCGAGTTCAGCACTACCAACTCAGGCTGGAGTGGGCGTGGCCACCACTGTCCATCTAAACCACATGCAGCTGATGGCGGTGGATCGGATCGGTCTGCCCTCTGCACAGATCAGCACCCAGGGGATCCAGCCGGCACCAATCGCTGCGCAGGGCATTCAGCCGGCACCGATAGGGAGTTCAGGGCCTGCACACGTCTGCGTCAATCACCACACAGGGGATCAGCAGACACCAAACGTCAccccgcagcagcagcaaccaCAGTCTGAAGCAAAACCCG GTGTTGTTTTGGCTGACGGCTTTGTAGCTAGCCCCATCAGCAGCACATTCAGCACAACCCAGCCAGTAGCCACCATGGTGCAGGCACACACCCAGGGAGGAGTCGGAGGAGCTCCTACACTGGTCTCCTCCCCAAGACCCAGCATCCTCCGCAAGAAGCCTGCTAATGAAGG GTGTGTACGCAAGAACCTGATCCCTGCTCAGCCCAGTGAAGCCAGCGGTGGCAGAATTGAGAGTGGTGTGAGAGGAGCAGGATCTCCCCGACCTGCAGG TGTGAAACCTAAAGCTGAGGTGCACATGGCAGTGGCCCCTCCTGTCATGGCGACAGTAGAAGCACTGCCTTCTCAGGGAGGAGAGCAGCAGGCGGTGTCCTCAAACACCCAGCACCTCGCCCAGGCCATCCCCACCATGCTTGCTACGCCGGGACCAGTGCCTCCCTCCCAGCCCTCCACTGTTCTCTCATCCCTCCCTGCAGCCATGGCTGTTACCCCCCCTGTTCCTGCTTCAATGGCCAACACTGTGGCCTCCCCTACCCAGCCTGCAGCCAGCAGCACTGCAGCTTGTGCTGCCAGCTCCACCTGCCCAGATGTGAAAATCAAGCAGGAAGTGGAGGCGATGGATACCTCCCAGCCGG ATCCCAATGCAAATATGTCAACAGCACCAGCCCTCACCACCCAAGCCTCCACCCTGAACACTCCTGCCACAGGAGATTTGATACCTGGGGCCTCTCCGAGGAAGAAGCCCcggaagcagcagcatgttatTTCTACTGAGGAGAGCGAGATGGTCGAGACAAACAGCACAGATGAAGAAA CCCCAGGAAGGCCCATCACTGGCCGAGCTGAGAGGCGAGAATCTCCACCCAGAGAATATGTTG atgaagaaggAGTGCGTTATGTGCCAGTCAGGCCTAGGCCACCTGTTACCCTTTTGCGGCACTACCGTAACCCCTGGAAGGCCGCTTACCACCACTTCCAGAGGTACAGTGACATCCGGGTCAAAG AGGAGAAGAAGGGCACCTTACAGGATATGGCCAATCAGAGAGGAGTGGCATGCAGAGCACAAGGCTGGAAAATCCACTTGTGTGCTGCACAGCTCAGACAGTTG TCGAGTTTGGAGCATGACGTGTACAGCCGCCTTTCCACCCTCCAAGAGGGCCTGATTCCAAAGAAGAGGGCCGGCGCTGATGATGACCTTCACAGAATCAATGAGCTTATACAG gGTAACATGCAGCGCTGTAAGCTGGTGATGGACCAGGTGACCGAGGCCAGAGACACCATGATGAAAGTGCTCGACCACAAGGAGAAAGTGCTGAAGCTGCTCAACAAGAACGGTGCCGTCAAGAAATCCTCCAAACTGAAGCGTAAAGAACGGGCGTGA